The genome window TGGAAGCGCCGCTCCAGAGCCCCGTCCTTTTCGATGTACTTGCGGTACTCGTCGAGCGTGGTGGCGCCGATGCACTGCAGCTCGCCGCGCGCCAGCGCCGGCTTGAGCATGTTGGAGGCATCAATGGCCCCCTCCGCGCCGCCCGCGCCCACGATGGTGTGGATCTCATCGATGAAAATGATCACGTCCTCCGCCTGGCGGATTTCGTTGATGATCGACTTGAGGCGCTCCTCGAACTGGCCGCGGTACTTGGTACCCGCCACCACCGAGGCCAGGTCCAGCGTGCAGATGCGGCGGTCCTTGAGGATCTCCGGCACCTTGTTGTCGACGATGCGCTGCGCGAGCCCCTCCGCGATGGCGGTCTTGCCCACACCCGGCTCGCCGATGAGCACGGGGTTGTTCTTCTTGCGGCGGCTCAGTACCTGGATCACGCGTTCGATCTCCGCCTCGCGTCCGATGATGGGATCCAGCTTGTTCTCGCGCGCCATCTGCGTGAGGTCGCGCCCGAACTGGTCCAGGTTTGGCGTGTCGCTCTTTTCCTTTTTGGCCTTGCGCGTCTTCACACTGGTGGTCGGGCCGAGCAGCTTCAAGACTTCCTCGCGCACGCGCTTGCGGTCAACGCCCAGTTCGGCCAGCACCTGCGCGGCCACGCCCTCGCCCTCGCGGATCAACCCGAGCAGGAGGTGCTCGGTGCCGACGTAGTTGTGCCCCAGCAGGCGCGCTTCTTCGATGGCCAGTTCCAGCACGCGCTTGGCGCGCGGCGTAAACGGAATCTCGCCGATGGTCAGCGTGCCGCCCGAGCTCTTGACCATGTTCTCCACCGCCTGCTGGATCTGCTCGAAGTCGAGTTCCAGCTTGGCCAGCACCTTGGCGGCGATGCCCTCTCCCTCGCGCACAATGCCCAGCAGGAGGTGCTCTGTGCCGATGTAGTCGTGCTGGAGGCGGTTGGCCTCATCACGGGCGTAGTAGATGACCTTGCGAACGCGGTCGGTAAATCGATCCTGCATGGGTGCTTTCGTCCTCCGGGTTGCCCTCAGCGGGCGGCGCGTGCAAGCGCCTCGCGAATGGTCTGTGCGCGGGCCACGTCCCGCTGATGCGCATCCATCGCCGTGCCCCTGTGCTGCTGCAGATGGGCCGGCTGGATGTAAACGAGAAGTTCGTTGAGCGTCTGGACCGGGACGTCTGTCACCAGCCCCACCCCCACCCCCAGCCGCACGGCCGAGATCAGGCTCAACGCCTCCTTGGTATTTACGCTACGAGCATAACGAAGAAGGCCATAGGCCCGCCAGACCTTATCTTCGAGCAAGCTCTGTGCCTTGCGGAACAGCATCTCGCGGGAGCGGCGCTCGTATACGATGATCTTGGTCACCATCTCGCGCAGATTCTTCACCAGCACGTCCTCCGGGGTCCCCAGCGCCGCGCTGTTGGACAACTGGAAGAAGTTCCCCATCACTTCCGATCCTTCCCCAAAGAAACCGCGTATGGAATGGTTGAGCTTGCGCAGCGACTCGAGCAATTTGTGGATTTCCTTGCTGTGCACCAGGCCCGGCAGGTGGATCAGCACCGAAACCCGCATGCCCGTACCCAGATTGGTGGGGCAGGCGGTCAGAAAGCCCAGCCGGTCGTTGTAGGCAATCTCCAGCCCGGGCGCGATCTCGTCGTCCAGGTCGTTGGCACGCCGGAACGCGTCTCCCACCTCGAAGCCGGGCGCAAACCCCTGGATGCGCAGGTGATCCTCCTCGTTGATCATCAGGCTGACGCTCTCGTCCTCCACGAAAAGCACCCCGCGATTGGCCGATTGGCCAAGGAATTCGCGGCTGATCAGGTGGCGCTCGGCGAGCAGCTGCCGTTCCAGCGTGGAGATTTCGCCCATCGGCACGTAGCGGCCGTGCGCAAAGGCCCGCGTGGCGCGGGCGGCGTCCAGCGACTTCCGCAGGATGGTGCTGAGTTCCGCGTTGTCGCAGTTATGGGTGAATCGGTGCCCATGGAGGTTGCGTGCGATGCGCACCCGGCTGGAGAGCACGATCTCGTTCTCTTCGCCGTCTCCATCCAGCCACCCCCCCGGCCGGGCGATGATATCGTTCCAGTCGATCGAGCTCATCGTTCCTCTTCGACCTTCGCCTCCAGGTCCTTGATCTCGTCGCGCAGCGCGGCGGCGCGCTCGTATTCCTCGGAGCGAATGGCCAGCGACAGGTCCTCGCGCAACGCCGCCACGCGTTCACGAATGGCTGCGCGTTCGCTCACGCGCACCGCCTTCTTGCCCGCGTGCTGGGTGCTGCCGTGCACGTGGCGCAGCACCGCCACGAGCTGCGCCTCGAACGCCGCGTAGCAGTCCGGGCACCCCAGCCTGCCCACCTTCTTGAAGTCCGAGTACTCGTAGCCACAGGTTGAGCAGCGCACGCGTGAGATGCGGTCCGCGTCGGACTCGGAGGCACTGTCGATGAGGCCGGCCACCAGGTCGCCCAGCCCGTAGTTCCCGGCTTTGTGCACGTCGATACCCTTCTCCTCCGCGCACGCCACACACAGGTTCATCGCGACCATGCTCTCGTTCACGATCTCCGTGTAGTGAACCTTGGCCGGGTTTTTCTTGCAGTTCTGACAGAGCACCATGCTCAACGCTCCACGTCGGAAAGTCGTCCTTCGGCCAGCACCAGCATCCGGTCGGCGAACACACCGAACTGGCGTTTGTGCGTGACGACCACGAAGGTCTTGGCCTCGTCCCGGGCCAGTTCCCGGATCAGGCGGTGGATACCCTCGCCGGTTTCATCGTCCAGGTTCCCGGTGGGCTCGTCGGCCAGCACCACCGCCGGCTCGTTGACCAGCGCGCGCGCGATGGCCACGCGCTGCTGTTCGCCCCCGGACAGTTCCCCGGGCCGGTGGGCGAGTCGCGCCCCCAGCCCCACCCGCTCCAGCCACTGCCTCGCCCGGCGCGCGGCCTCCGCCGTCGACTGCCGGGCCACCAGCCCCGGCATCATCACGTTCTCCAGCGCCGTGAACTCCGGCAGGAGAAAGTGGAACTGGAACACGAACCCGAGGGTCGCGTTCCGGAGCCGGTCCAGAGCGGGGCCCTGCAACCGGTGGATGTTCTCGCCGCGGATGGCAACCTGCCCCGCGTCCGGGCGATCCAGGGACCCCAGGATGTGGAGCAGGGTGCTCTTTCCAACCCCCGATGCCCCGACGATGCAAACCACTTGCCCTTCCGCCACCTCCAGCGAGACATCCCTGAGAACGTCCACCTCCACCCCGGTTCCGCGGTAGCGGCGGCTCAGGCCGTGGGCCTCCAGAATCGGCCTGCCGCTCATAATCTAACCCCATCCGGGGCGGAAAACAACCCCGCGGCGCATATCGGCCAAAAGTATAACATATTGCAATATATTGTGTTACAGATCACGAATGGCCTCCACCGGGGTCAGGCGGCTGGCCTCCCAGCTTGGGTAGACAGTGGCCAGGAAGCAGATGACCACCGAGCTGGCCCCGATCAACAGGAGGTCCGGCCACTGCACCAGGACGGGCAGGGTCTTGATGAAGTACACGTCACCGGGCAGCTGGAGGCGTATGCGGTCCAGAACGGCGCATGCAAGAAGCCCGGTCGCCAGCCCCCCCGCCGTGCCCAGCACCCCGATGGCGGTCCCCTCCAGCATGAAAATGGACATCACCTGGCGGCCCGAAGCACCGATGGAGCGCAGGATGCCGATCTCGCGCCGCTTCTCCATGATGACCATGGTGAGCATCCCCACCAGGTTGAACGCGGCCACCAGGATGATAAGGGTGAGCATGAGGAACATGAGGATCTTCTCGATCTTCATGTAGCTGAAAAGGTTCTGATTGAGCTGTATCCAGTTGTTGGTGCCGTAGTCGCGCATCGAGAGGATATCCTGTACGCGCCCGTCGATCGCTTCGGCGCGGTACATGTCGCGCGTCTGAATGCTCACCCCGCGCAACCCCGTCTCGAAGTCGAACATGAGGGCGGCATCCTGGATGTCCACGTAGACGAATCGCGAGTCGAACTCGTACATGCCACTGTTGAAGAAACCCAGCGCGCGGCAGCGGAACTTCTGCGGCTCGACGTCGGAACCGCGGATCGTGGCCGGCGCGGTGACGATGCTGAACTCCTCCCCCAGCCCGATGCCCAGGTCGAGGGCC of Candidatus Krumholzibacteriia bacterium contains these proteins:
- a CDS encoding ABC transporter permease; its protein translation is MSYALFIARRYLQTKKRSALVSRITSIAVGGVFVGTMTLVIVLSVINGFETELRQRIVGFNTHVLVFARSPEAWAAVDTAVARLHRDPDIVATAPFIRSEALAAYEVIPGRRTKLRGVVVKGIDLAREHTVSSVVDSIRPVIDSFDTSSFEDDPPRMGAVLGLDLALDLGIGLGEEFSIVTAPATIRGSDVEPQKFRCRALGFFNSGMYEFDSRFVYVDIQDAALMFDFETGLRGVSIQTRDMYRAEAIDGRVQDILSMRDYGTNNWIQLNQNLFSYMKIEKILMFLMLTLIILVAAFNLVGMLTMVIMEKRREIGILRSIGASGRQVMSIFMLEGTAIGVLGTAGGLATGLLACAVLDRIRLQLPGDVYFIKTLPVLVQWPDLLLIGASSVVICFLATVYPSWEASRLTPVEAIRDL
- a CDS encoding ABC transporter ATP-binding protein, encoding MSGRPILEAHGLSRRYRGTGVEVDVLRDVSLEVAEGQVVCIVGASGVGKSTLLHILGSLDRPDAGQVAIRGENIHRLQGPALDRLRNATLGFVFQFHFLLPEFTALENVMMPGLVARQSTAEAARRARQWLERVGLGARLAHRPGELSGGEQQRVAIARALVNEPAVVLADEPTGNLDDETGEGIHRLIRELARDEAKTFVVVTHKRQFGVFADRMLVLAEGRLSDVER
- a CDS encoding protein arginine kinase, translated to MSSIDWNDIIARPGGWLDGDGEENEIVLSSRVRIARNLHGHRFTHNCDNAELSTILRKSLDAARATRAFAHGRYVPMGEISTLERQLLAERHLISREFLGQSANRGVLFVEDESVSLMINEEDHLRIQGFAPGFEVGDAFRRANDLDDEIAPGLEIAYNDRLGFLTACPTNLGTGMRVSVLIHLPGLVHSKEIHKLLESLRKLNHSIRGFFGEGSEVMGNFFQLSNSAALGTPEDVLVKNLREMVTKIIVYERRSREMLFRKAQSLLEDKVWRAYGLLRYARSVNTKEALSLISAVRLGVGVGLVTDVPVQTLNELLVYIQPAHLQQHRGTAMDAHQRDVARAQTIREALARAAR
- a CDS encoding UvrB/UvrC motif-containing protein, which codes for MVLCQNCKKNPAKVHYTEIVNESMVAMNLCVACAEEKGIDVHKAGNYGLGDLVAGLIDSASESDADRISRVRCSTCGYEYSDFKKVGRLGCPDCYAAFEAQLVAVLRHVHGSTQHAGKKAVRVSERAAIRERVAALREDLSLAIRSEEYERAAALRDEIKDLEAKVEEER